Below is a window of Shewanella khirikhana DNA.
GTTAGTCTAGCAAACAGCTGGAACGAGCACCATAGCGAAGGCCTCGAGCAGAGAGAGAAAATGGTTTATTTAAACATCAAATCCCACACACTGCCTGCACACCTCCATACGCTGCGACGATAGTCGTGGCATCAGGCGTTATCGCCGGGGCTCGTCCCGCCCATCCACGGGATACTCAATCCACATATCTTTAAAATTGTTTTAAGAATCAAATATTCATGAAAAAGATCGCCATCATTGGTGCCAGTGGTTACACAGGGGCACAGTTAACCGCCCTGATTGCTGCCGATCCTGCGTTTGCGGTTCAGGGACTCTATGTTTCTGAAGGCAGCGCAGACAAAGGCAAGGCCCTTGCCGACTTGTATCCGGCCTATAGTCATCTTTCTTTGACGCTCTCACCTTTAAGCAGTGAAGCCAAGGCGGCCATTGTGGCCGAGGCCGATGCTGTGGCGCTGGCCACCGAGCACTCGGTGTCACTGGAGCTGGCGGCGTATTTCTACCAGCAGGGGCTGGCAGTATTTGATTTGAGCGGTGCATTCCGGTTTGCCGATACCGCTCAGTATCCCAAGTGGTACGGCTTCGAACACAGCCACCCAGAGGTGTTGGCCGAGGCGGTTTATGGTCTGGCCGAGTGGAACGCCGATGCCATTGCCAGCACCCGCATGATTGCGGTGCCTGGCTGCTATCCCACCGCGTCTCTTACCGCGCTTAAGCCGTTGAAGGCGCTGTTGACTGAAGCCCGCCCGGTGATCAATGCCGTCAGCGGCGTGACCGGCGCTGGCCGTAAGGCACAGCTGCATACCAGTTTTTGCGAAGTGAGCCTGACCCCCTACGGTGTACTGGGCCACAGACATCAGCCTGAAATCGCCACTCAACTGGGGCAGGAAGTGATCTTCACTCCGCACCTTGGCAATTTTAAGCGTGGCATTCTGGCCACTATCACAGTGCAGTTAAAGCCTGGCACCAGCCGAGCTG
It encodes the following:
- the argC gene encoding N-acetyl-gamma-glutamyl-phosphate reductase produces the protein MKKIAIIGASGYTGAQLTALIAADPAFAVQGLYVSEGSADKGKALADLYPAYSHLSLTLSPLSSEAKAAIVAEADAVALATEHSVSLELAAYFYQQGLAVFDLSGAFRFADTAQYPKWYGFEHSHPEVLAEAVYGLAEWNADAIASTRMIAVPGCYPTASLTALKPLKALLTEARPVINAVSGVTGAGRKAQLHTSFCEVSLTPYGVLGHRHQPEIATQLGQEVIFTPHLGNFKRGILATITVQLKPGTSRADVEKAYGVYDQSPIVTVKEGQFPKVDDVVHTPNCHLGWKFDEDSGYLVVASAIDNLMKGAASQAHQCIKIHFGV